One genomic segment of Salinigranum rubrum includes these proteins:
- a CDS encoding TrkH family potassium uptake protein yields MKTRIEWRVSCRLVGTILKWLWVPLALPLALALLDGTSPFPFLVPMVGTVLLGGALERLTDSSSLGIREGFLMVSLTWLSAALVGSVPFVLAGEGALAEPVNALFESMSGITTTGATVMVDFDRHSRAVLLWRATLQWLGGIGILVVATAVLSQLSVGGAQLMETETQTQDINKLTPRISETAALLWKLYLGLTALQVTVLYGLHLVGLAPEMTLYDAVTHAFTTISTSGFSPRAESLAAFSPAVQWAVIPFMAVGATSFVLIYFALQGRTERLRESEEFRFYLGVLAFFSVAIAAILFVDGGPHTNPEAIARHSLFQVVSIVTTTGYASTDFNLWSSAAKHLLFVCMFIGGMAGSTTCSIKALRWLVVLKAFRRDLFTVANPSVVRPVRLSGQVVSEATIRDIYAYTLVSLVFFIFATIFVVVDASRVQLAVTEFEAMGAAASTFFNVGPGFGIAGPFANYESFPSSTKLVMTFLMWLGRIEIIPVLVLLTPSYWRS; encoded by the coding sequence ATGAAAACCCGCATCGAGTGGCGCGTCAGTTGTCGACTGGTTGGTACTATCCTGAAGTGGCTGTGGGTGCCGCTCGCACTTCCGCTCGCGCTCGCACTCCTCGACGGCACCTCCCCGTTTCCCTTCCTCGTCCCGATGGTCGGGACGGTCCTTCTCGGCGGGGCGCTCGAACGGCTGACCGACTCGAGTTCGCTCGGAATCCGGGAGGGGTTCCTGATGGTCTCGTTGACCTGGCTGAGCGCCGCCCTCGTCGGGAGCGTCCCGTTCGTCCTCGCCGGCGAGGGCGCACTCGCCGAACCGGTGAACGCGCTGTTCGAGAGCATGAGCGGCATCACCACGACCGGCGCGACGGTCATGGTCGACTTCGACCGCCACTCGCGGGCGGTGCTCCTCTGGCGGGCGACGCTCCAGTGGCTCGGCGGCATCGGCATCCTCGTCGTCGCCACGGCCGTCCTCTCGCAACTCTCGGTGGGGGGTGCTCAGCTCATGGAAACCGAGACCCAGACCCAGGACATCAACAAGCTCACTCCCCGCATCTCCGAGACCGCCGCACTCCTCTGGAAGCTCTATCTCGGGTTGACCGCGCTCCAAGTCACCGTTCTCTACGGCCTCCACCTCGTGGGGCTGGCCCCCGAGATGACGCTGTACGACGCGGTCACGCACGCCTTCACCACCATCTCGACGAGCGGCTTCTCCCCGCGCGCGGAGAGCCTCGCCGCCTTCTCGCCCGCGGTCCAGTGGGCCGTCATCCCGTTCATGGCCGTCGGAGCGACGAGCTTCGTCCTCATCTACTTCGCGCTCCAGGGGAGGACGGAACGACTGCGCGAGAGCGAGGAGTTCCGCTTCTACCTCGGCGTGCTGGCGTTCTTCTCGGTCGCCATCGCCGCTATCCTCTTCGTCGACGGCGGCCCACACACGAACCCGGAGGCCATCGCCCGACACTCGCTCTTTCAGGTCGTCTCCATCGTGACCACCACCGGGTACGCGAGCACGGACTTCAACCTCTGGTCGTCGGCCGCCAAGCACCTGTTGTTCGTCTGTATGTTCATCGGCGGGATGGCCGGGAGCACCACCTGTTCGATCAAGGCGCTGCGCTGGCTCGTAGTGTTGAAAGCGTTCCGTCGGGACCTGTTCACCGTGGCGAACCCCTCCGTCGTCCGCCCCGTCCGGCTGAGCGGACAGGTCGTCTCGGAGGCGACCATCCGCGACATCTACGCGTACACGCTCGTCTCGCTCGTCTTCTTCATCTTCGCCACCATCTTCGTCGTCGTCGACGCCTCCCGTGTTCAACTCGCCGTCACCGAGTTCGAGGCGATGGGCGCGGCCGCCTCCACCTTCTTCAACGTCGGACCGGGCTTCGGCATCGCCGGCCCCTTCGCGAACTACGAGTCGTTCCCGTCGAGCACCAAACTCGTCATGACGTTCCTCATGTGGCTCGGTCGCATCGAGATCATCCCCGTGTTGGTCCTCCTCACCCCGTCGTACTGGCGGTCGTAA
- a CDS encoding zinc-binding dehydrogenase encodes MKAVQFSEHGDRDVIEYGDFPDPEIERDEVLVDIKAGGLNFLDVWTRRGLPIIDLDFPHIPGSDGAGVVQDVGDEVTRFEVGDHVAVQPGKYCGKCEFCRDGEESMCVSYHLIGEHIRGVHSELAAVPEENLVAVPEHVDWETAASASLVFQTAWRMLISRGELGPSESVLVLGASGGVGHAAVQIADYVGAEVYATASTDEKLSYAEDCGADHVINYEDEDFANEIREMTGKRGVDMVVDHIGDATYPDSLKSLAKGGRIVTCGATTGGNPGAGLNRIFWNQLSVIGSTMATPGEIDDVLPLVWDGTFESHVRASLPMSEAARAHEMLEEREGFGSVVVKPDSEL; translated from the coding sequence ATGAAGGCCGTTCAGTTCTCCGAGCACGGCGACCGTGACGTCATCGAGTACGGCGACTTTCCCGACCCCGAAATCGAACGCGACGAGGTCCTCGTCGACATCAAGGCGGGCGGGTTGAACTTCCTCGACGTCTGGACCCGCCGTGGGTTGCCCATCATCGACCTCGACTTCCCGCACATCCCCGGAAGCGACGGCGCGGGCGTCGTCCAGGACGTGGGCGACGAGGTCACCCGGTTCGAGGTCGGCGACCACGTCGCCGTCCAGCCCGGCAAGTACTGCGGGAAGTGTGAGTTCTGCCGCGACGGCGAGGAGTCGATGTGCGTCTCCTACCACCTCATCGGCGAGCACATCAGAGGCGTACACTCCGAACTGGCGGCGGTCCCTGAGGAGAACCTCGTCGCGGTCCCGGAACACGTCGACTGGGAGACGGCGGCGTCGGCCTCGCTGGTGTTCCAGACCGCGTGGCGGATGCTCATCTCGCGGGGGGAACTCGGGCCGAGCGAGTCCGTGCTGGTCCTCGGTGCCTCGGGCGGCGTGGGCCACGCGGCGGTCCAGATAGCCGACTACGTCGGTGCCGAGGTGTACGCGACGGCCTCGACGGACGAGAAGCTCTCCTACGCCGAAGACTGCGGCGCCGACCACGTCATCAACTACGAGGACGAGGACTTCGCGAACGAGATTCGAGAGATGACCGGCAAGCGCGGCGTCGACATGGTCGTCGACCACATCGGCGACGCCACCTATCCGGACTCGCTGAAGTCGCTCGCGAAGGGCGGCCGCATCGTCACCTGTGGCGCGACCACCGGTGGCAACCCCGGCGCCGGACTGAACCGCATCTTCTGGAATCAGCTGTCGGTGATCGGATCGACGATGGCCACGCCCGGCGAAATCGACGACGTCCTCCCGCTCGTGTGGGACGGGACGTTCGAGTCGCACGTCCGTGCGAGCCTCCCGATGAGCGAGGCCGCCCGCGCCCACGAGATGCTCGAAGAGCGTGAAGGCTTTGGCAGCGTGGTCGTAAAGCCGGATAGTGAGCTCTGA
- a CDS encoding MogA/MoaB family molybdenum cofactor biosynthesis protein produces the protein MNDDPLTGRDEHELDGGHDDDDHRSHDHDHDDGHDHDDGHSHDHDHHHHDVETLGVAVLTVSSSRSLDDDPAGDAIAAAFEDAAHDIATRDLVGDEYDTVQSSLSRLTKRDDVDVVVSTGGTGVTPDDVTVEAAERLFSKALPGFGELFRRESYDEVGVMVVATRATAGVVEGTPVFCLPGSENAARLGAEIAVEASGHLAGLARRDDE, from the coding sequence ATGAACGACGACCCGCTCACCGGACGCGACGAACACGAACTCGACGGCGGCCACGACGACGATGACCATCGTTCGCACGACCACGACCACGACGACGGCCACGACCACGACGACGGCCACTCTCACGACCACGACCACCACCATCACGACGTGGAGACGCTGGGCGTGGCCGTCCTCACCGTCTCCTCGTCGCGCTCGCTCGACGACGACCCGGCGGGCGACGCCATCGCTGCGGCGTTCGAGGACGCGGCTCACGACATCGCCACCCGGGACCTCGTCGGCGACGAGTACGACACGGTCCAGTCGTCGCTGTCGAGGCTTACGAAACGCGACGACGTCGACGTCGTCGTCTCGACCGGCGGGACCGGAGTGACACCGGACGACGTGACGGTCGAGGCCGCGGAACGACTGTTCTCCAAGGCGCTCCCGGGGTTCGGCGAACTCTTCCGGCGGGAGTCGTACGACGAAGTCGGCGTCATGGTGGTGGCGACGCGAGCGACGGCGGGCGTCGTCGAGGGGACGCCCGTGTTCTGTCTGCCGGGAAGCGAGAACGCCGCGCGGCTGGGAGCCGAAATCGCCGTCGAGGCGTCCGGTCACCTCGCGGGACTGGCACGGCGAGACGACGAGTGA